Proteins encoded by one window of Pecten maximus chromosome 15, xPecMax1.1, whole genome shotgun sequence:
- the LOC117343383 gene encoding uncharacterized protein LOC117343383 — MADRSNSINKENEDVNLQTIDRLTVQELKSFLRQHDQPVSGRSTELKERAKGVLKLGIRRKDILQREDERQSTLYQARKFVSPLGEILPHPSTLKNWTDNARQIPVFLEDALYNYLVLNRQRTFDNAPMGAVKQLKAKVFYEDSHVHHIRYSPITDLCSHCYVSCKVVPSMPTADVNKSPDYSVWICISKQTGQVHAADCNCPAGNGESCNHVASLLYGLVDITEKKQSGELAPTAEPCKWSQPRKRKLSPKKAEQMKFRKYTNTGNADKSDYTLFRPSGVQPPLDRNSFLAEMKEVLPNAGYMKLFPKQKAPEHVLQECCLPEPKFNFHNSVDLSSSACQIEFDNYVQDLIDNSACTDTIEGLTKGQSTNDVWLKARIGRITASRFGVVCRRKQDVNPNSLVKSVMGYYSDKTNDGMEWGINHERTANLEYIQKMRSNGHSSITVQESGLCVMVDHPYIGASPDGFVSCGDCEDSKGLEIKCPFKYRDFFSKTCCYT; from the exons ATGGCGGACCGTAGCAACAGTATAAACAAAGAGAATGAAGACGTGAACCTGCAGACAATTGATCGGCTTACTGTTCAAGAATTGAAGAGTTTTTTGCGCCAGCATGACCAGCCAGTTAGTGGACGATCAACTGAATTAAAGGAACGTGCGAAAGGTGTGTTGAAACTTGGTATCAGACGGAAAGATATACTACAGCGGGAAGATGAAAGACAATCCACTCTCTACCAAGCCCGTAAGTTCGTGTCCCCTCTTGGCGAAATTTTACCCCACCCATCCACATTGAAGAACTGGACCGACAATGCTAGGCAGATACCTGTGTTTCTAGAAGATgccttatataattaccttgtTCTGAACAGACAGCGGACGTTTGATAATGCTCCAATGGGTGCTGTTAAACAACTTAAAGCAAAG GTCTTCTATGAAGATAGTCATGTTCACCATATACGATACAGCCCTATCACAGACCTCTGTTCTCACTGTTATGTATCATGTAAAGTGGTACCATCCATGCCAACGGCAGATGTGAACAAGTCTCCTGACTACAGTGTTTGGATATGTATATCGAAGCAGACTGGACAAGTGCATGCAGCTGATTGTAACTGTCCTGCAGG AAATGGAGAATCGTGCAACCATGTGGCAAGTCTTCTGTATGGCCTTGTTGACATCACAGAGAAGAAGCAGTCTGGGGAATTAGCGCCAACCGCTGAACCCTGTAAATGGAGCCAGCCAAGAAAGAGGAAATTGTCCCCCAAAAAGGCAGAACAGATGAAATTTCGAAAATACACAAATACTg GTAATGCTGATAAATCAGACTACACATTATTCCGACCATCTGGAGTTCAGCCACCATTGGATAGGAATTCGTTCCTAGCAGAGATGAAGGAAGTCTTGCCAAATGCAGGGTACATGAAGCTGTTTCCAAAACAGAAAGCTCCAGAACATGTCTTACAAGAGTGTTGTTTACCAGAaccaaaatttaattttcataataGTGTAGACTTGTCTTCAAGTGCTTGTCAGATTGAGTTTGATAACTATGTACAGGATTTGATAGACAATAGTGCATGTACAGATACTATTGAGGGATTGACCAAAGGACAGAGTACAAATGATGTCTGGCTGAAAGCAAGAATAGGGCGGATCACAGCATCGCGTTTCGGGGTAGTGTGTCGCAGGAAACAAGATGTAAATCCAAACAGTCTGGTAAAATCTGTAATGGGTTATTACTCTGATAAAACCAACGATGGAATGGAATGGGGGATTAATCATGAAAGAACAGCCAATCTGGAATATATTCAGAAGATGAGAAGCAATGGTCATAGCTCAATAACTGTGCAAGAGAGTGGACTGTGTGTTATGGTAGATCATCCATATATAGGTGCTAGTCCTGATGGTTTTGTTTCATGTGGTGACTGTGAAGACAGTAAAGGACTGGAAATCAAATGTCCTTTCAAATATCGAGACTTTTTCTCCAAAACATGCTGCTACACATAA